A genome region from Cetobacterium ceti includes the following:
- a CDS encoding META domain-containing protein, translating into MKKLLCGLLVTLALGGCASNTIKQNIEKDYKSVSIDYPNASLKFMNNFKVAGNAGINNYFGEYTVEKNNGIKIKIKGTTMMAGPINEMNNEKSFIKVLDNVDSYKIDGNYLYFYEKGEQVLKFVK; encoded by the coding sequence ATGAAAAAGTTATTATGTGGATTACTTGTAACTTTAGCTTTGGGAGGATGTGCAAGTAATACTATAAAGCAAAATATTGAAAAGGATTACAAATCTGTTAGTATTGATTATCCTAATGCTAGTTTAAAATTTATGAATAATTTTAAGGTAGCAGGAAATGCAGGAATAAATAATTATTTTGGAGAATATACGGTAGAGAAGAATAATGGAATAAAAATAAAAATAAAAGGAACAACTATGATGGCTGGACCAATAAATGAAATGAATAATGAAAAAAGTTTTATAAAAGTTTTAGATAATGTAGATAGTTATAAGATAGATGGAAACTATTTATATTTTTATGAAAAAGGAGAGCAAGTATTAAAATTTGTAAAATAA
- the lgt gene encoding prolipoprotein diacylglyceryl transferase has protein sequence MHPIFLQIGNLKIGYYGLCYAISFFIGIELAKRYGAKKGLSKEIIEDYAFVAMISGLLGGRLYYVLFNYHYYFSHPQDIIAVWKGGMAIHGGIIGGLIGTFIYGKKKKINPFLLGDIAAGPLILGQTIGRFGNLANGEIQGVPTFTPFSVIFTLKPKFYQWYAYYNTLPPIDKMKYKELVPWGLVFPNSSPAGMEFPNLPLHPAMLYEAGLNFLGFLFIWFFLKNRNYATGTVWWSYIIIYSIIRFFVSFFRAEDLMIWGLRAPHVMSIILIVISSFIIYYLNRKKS, from the coding sequence TTTCTTTTTTTATAGGTATTGAATTAGCGAAACGATATGGAGCTAAAAAAGGTTTGTCAAAAGAAATTATTGAAGATTATGCTTTTGTAGCAATGATTTCAGGACTTTTAGGTGGAAGATTATATTATGTTTTATTTAATTATCATTATTATTTTTCTCATCCTCAAGATATAATTGCTGTTTGGAAAGGTGGAATGGCAATTCACGGAGGAATAATAGGAGGTTTAATAGGGACTTTTATATATGGTAAAAAGAAAAAAATTAATCCTTTTTTATTAGGTGATATTGCAGCAGGCCCATTAATATTAGGTCAGACAATAGGAAGATTTGGAAATTTAGCAAATGGAGAAATTCAGGGTGTTCCTACATTTACTCCTTTTTCAGTTATTTTTACATTAAAACCTAAGTTTTATCAATGGTACGCTTATTATAATACTTTACCACCAATTGATAAAATGAAATATAAGGAGTTAGTACCATGGGGATTGGTATTTCCAAACTCTTCTCCTGCTGGAATGGAATTCCCTAATTTACCCCTTCACCCAGCAATGCTATATGAAGCTGGATTAAATTTTTTAGGATTTTTATTTATATGGTTTTTTTTGAAAAATAGAAACTATGCAACTGGTACTGTATGGTGGTCTTATATTATTATTTATAGTATTATACGTTTTTTTGTAAGCTTTTTTAGAGCCGAAGATTTAATGATTTGGGGATTAAGGGCTCCTCATGTTATGAGTATTATTTTAATTGTAATATCATCATTTATTATTTATTATTTAAATAGAAAAAAATCTTAA
- the coaBC gene encoding bifunctional phosphopantothenoylcysteine decarboxylase/phosphopantothenate--cysteine ligase CoaBC, which yields MKNILIGVTGGIAAYKSANIISILRKKGFNVKVIMTKNATNIITPLTLETLSKNRVITDMWEKNHQVDVEHISLADWADIILVAPATYNIIGKIANGIADDMLSTVISAANKKASVFFALAMNSNMYDNPILKENIEKLKRYNYKFIEAEEGFLACNVTGKGRLKKEENIVAIIEDYIEKFNLPQILKNKKVLITAGPTEEAIDPIRYLSNKSSGKMGYSLAIAAANLGADVTLISGPTNLNIPTNIKNFIQITTAQEMYDEVFKYYENTDIAIACAAVADYRAKSISKQKIKKSDDDLTIILERNPDILFTMGQLKKRQTLIGFAAETENLIQNATQKLIKKNLDFIIANNANVMRNNTNSVTLLSTQYKSVEFKETEKEILAYDLLLKIGELA from the coding sequence ATGAAAAATATACTTATCGGCGTTACAGGCGGAATTGCAGCATATAAATCTGCAAACATTATTTCCATCCTAAGAAAAAAAGGATTTAATGTAAAAGTTATAATGACAAAAAATGCAACTAATATTATTACCCCTCTTACTTTAGAAACTTTATCAAAAAATAGAGTTATCACAGATATGTGGGAAAAAAACCATCAGGTTGATGTAGAACATATATCTTTAGCAGATTGGGCTGATATTATTCTTGTTGCCCCTGCTACATATAATATTATTGGAAAAATCGCTAATGGAATTGCCGATGATATGTTATCTACTGTTATTTCTGCAGCTAATAAAAAAGCTTCCGTTTTCTTTGCTTTAGCAATGAATTCTAACATGTACGATAACCCTATTTTAAAAGAAAATATTGAGAAATTAAAAAGATATAATTACAAATTTATTGAAGCTGAAGAAGGATTTTTAGCTTGTAATGTAACTGGAAAAGGACGATTAAAAAAAGAAGAAAATATTGTAGCAATAATTGAAGATTATATTGAGAAATTTAATTTACCTCAAATATTAAAAAATAAAAAAGTACTTATTACAGCAGGGCCAACTGAAGAGGCTATAGATCCGATAAGATATTTAAGTAATAAATCAAGTGGAAAAATGGGATATTCTCTTGCAATTGCAGCAGCTAATCTTGGAGCTGATGTAACTTTAATATCAGGACCAACAAATTTGAATATTCCAACAAATATCAAAAATTTTATTCAAATTACTACAGCTCAAGAAATGTATGATGAAGTCTTTAAATATTATGAAAATACAGATATTGCAATTGCATGTGCAGCTGTTGCTGATTATAGAGCAAAATCTATTTCTAAGCAAAAAATTAAAAAATCAGATGATGATTTAACTATTATTTTAGAAAGAAATCCAGACATTTTATTTACTATGGGACAATTAAAAAAAAGACAAACTTTAATTGGTTTTGCTGCAGAAACTGAGAATCTAATTCAAAATGCTACTCAAAAATTAATAAAGAAAAATCTAGATTTTATTATTGCTAACAATGCAAATGTAATGAGAAATAATACTAATTCTGTTACTCTTCTTTCAACGCAATATAAATCAGTTGAATTTAAAGAGACTGAAAAAGAAATATTAGCATATGATTTATTATTAAAAATAGGAGAATTAGCTTAA